The proteins below come from a single Serpentinimonas raichei genomic window:
- the hppD gene encoding 4-hydroxyphenylpyruvate dioxygenase — protein MADTFPNPMGLCGFEFVEFASPAPQVLEPLFEQMGFSLVARHRSKDVLLYRQGGINFIVNREPKSLAGYFAAEHGPSACGLAFRVKDAHRAYARALELGAQPVEIPTGPMELRLPAIKGIGGAPLYLIDRYEEGKSIYDIDFEFLPGFADPASRHPVGHGFKLIDHLTHNVYRGRMAYWSGFYEKLFNFREIRYFDIQGQHTGLTSRAMTAPDGLIRIPLNEESGRNGGQIEEFLMQFNGEGIQHIALLTDDILASVDALQLAGIPLLSAPNDIYYEMLQQRLPGHGEPTAELQARGILLDGSTANGEKRLLLQIFSQTLLGPVFFEFIQRKADEGFGEGNFKALFESLERDQMRRGALQVATA, from the coding sequence ATGGCCGACACTTTTCCCAACCCGATGGGTTTATGCGGTTTCGAGTTTGTCGAATTCGCCTCCCCCGCGCCCCAGGTGCTGGAACCCTTGTTCGAGCAGATGGGTTTTAGCCTGGTGGCGCGGCACCGCTCCAAAGACGTGCTGCTGTACCGCCAGGGCGGCATCAACTTCATCGTCAACCGCGAGCCCAAAAGCCTGGCGGGCTACTTCGCCGCCGAGCACGGCCCGAGCGCCTGCGGCTTGGCGTTTCGGGTCAAGGATGCGCACCGGGCCTACGCGCGGGCGCTCGAGCTGGGCGCGCAACCGGTTGAAATCCCCACCGGCCCGATGGAGCTGCGCCTGCCGGCCATCAAGGGCATCGGCGGCGCGCCGCTGTACCTGATCGACCGCTATGAAGAGGGCAAAAGCATTTACGACATCGATTTCGAATTCTTGCCCGGCTTTGCCGACCCCGCCAGCCGCCACCCCGTGGGCCACGGCTTCAAGCTGATCGACCACCTGACGCACAACGTCTATCGCGGCCGCATGGCCTACTGGAGCGGCTTCTACGAAAAGCTGTTCAACTTCCGCGAAATCCGCTATTTCGACATCCAGGGCCAGCACACCGGCCTGACCAGCCGCGCCATGACCGCCCCCGACGGCCTGATCCGCATTCCGCTCAACGAGGAGTCGGGCCGCAACGGTGGCCAGATCGAAGAGTTCCTGATGCAGTTCAACGGCGAAGGCATCCAGCACATCGCCTTGCTCACCGACGACATTCTGGCCAGCGTCGATGCGCTGCAACTGGCCGGCATTCCCCTGCTGAGCGCGCCCAACGACATCTACTACGAGATGCTGCAGCAGCGCCTGCCCGGCCACGGCGAGCCCACCGCCGAGCTGCAGGCGCGCGGCATCTTGCTCGACGGCAGCACCGCCAATGGCGAAAAGCGTTTGTTGCTGCAAATTTTCAGCCAGACCCTGCTGGGCCCGGTGTTCTTCGAGTTCATCCAGCGCAAGGCCGACGAGGGCTTTGGCGAGGGCAACTTCAAGGCCCTGTTCGAAAGCCTGGAGCGCGACCAGATGCGCCGGGGCGCGCTCCAAGTGGCCACTGCCTGA
- a CDS encoding YhdP family protein, whose amino-acid sequence MLDKPNPPTSPRWLHWQAGLLRALLWLLAVAWLLLGLSWAALHWVIVPRVDEWRPALERIASDRLGVKVEIGSLQANSSGPVPSLHLSDVVLRDAYGGEALRLPSVRAAISLHSLWRLGFDQLIVERPVLDLRRRADGRLLLGGIDLGDLQHQGAGSPLADWLLAQTELAILQGTLRWHDDTRPGTGPLVLTGIDWVARHSGRAHQFRLDASPPPAWGQRFSVQAQFTRPWWQTGASPWRQWSGTLYADLPWMDLQHLEHYADAPGWLGVQVQQGQGAVRLWLDWQQGALQQASADLGLQRVQLQWPQVAQPFELQQLQTRLELQHEGLQTTLSTHGLGFRTAAGLVWPGGNVRYQHTRSDGTAPAGFALQGQQLDAQVLSQLALQLPLPEPVHHWLRETAPSGLVEQIALQWSAAPAKADAGAGTGAGAPAATWSASGRLRNASLRAGAAPPVYRHAGGWDVHTPGRPGVRGAQLDFSLSPSGGQAELRLENGQLDLPGVFEQAQVDLDLLQAGFQWQVNAEGIRVEAPRVRLRNADLEAELQLVWRSADPTLSPARSRFPGLLELQGRLLRADAARVYRYLPLNVGVDARRYLRHAIVSGRISEAQLHTSGDLWEFPYARPGSGQFGVTAQLRDVVLDYAPAHVLPPGSPPWPGLQVAQARLQIDRTRLQLDQVQAHVRQWPQLELVQAQAEIGDLMARQPQFDLQARLRGPAADALAFVERSPLRQLTGAALAQAVASGPIELDLGLQMPLHDTDATRVQGQLRLAGNELRLAPEIPPLQALHATLDFTERGFDIPAGRAQMLGGPLRFSGRMAHEQGAPVLHLRGQGQATALGLAQGDPWPWLAPLGRAGSGSAAYQAELRIGPEGTTVQVTSDLQGLALQLPAPLDKRADAVLPLRLRIEPLAGAARGATRDELHFALGAGPAPLLHLHYQREHRGGATRVLRGSVALRSAPPALPASGVLAALDLGEFDADAWAHLYAAPVATPVATPVPTTAPARPGAPTLDDSRIYWPTQGRLQAARLTQGGRTFHELSLSGSHERDTWRMAVQARELAGQVSYRAGSAQTGGQVHARLSRLDLSMPAAGRVEQALPQPAVVPAIDLVVERFRLGGRDLGRLELQAVNRQAEQAARERVNEWRLNALRLSTPEATLEASGNWVASGNGQALRRTALRLELDIRDAGALLTRLGQAQTIRGGQGRIEGHLGWLGSPLVFDAPSLSGELQLDMGRGQFLRAEPGAAKLLGVLSLQALPRRLMLDFRDVFSEGFAFDFVRGNVTIAQGVARSNNLQMKGVNAAVLMEGSADIVRETQDLRVVVVPELNADTVSLVATLINPITGLGAFLAQFLLRQPLQQAATREFHITGPWADPVVTPVQRQPAAAQPNPNPATGAH is encoded by the coding sequence GTGCTCGATAAACCCAACCCCCCCACATCGCCCCGCTGGCTGCACTGGCAAGCCGGTTTGCTGCGTGCGCTGTTGTGGCTGCTGGCGGTTGCGTGGCTGCTGCTGGGGCTCAGTTGGGCCGCATTGCATTGGGTCATTGTGCCAAGAGTTGACGAATGGCGTCCGGCGCTGGAGCGCATAGCCAGCGACAGGCTGGGGGTGAAGGTCGAGATCGGTTCGCTGCAGGCCAACTCCAGCGGCCCGGTGCCCAGCCTGCACCTGAGCGATGTGGTGCTGCGCGACGCCTACGGCGGCGAGGCGCTGCGCCTGCCCAGCGTGCGTGCGGCGATCTCTTTGCATTCGCTCTGGCGGCTGGGTTTCGATCAGCTCATCGTGGAGCGCCCCGTACTCGATCTGCGCCGCCGCGCCGACGGCCGCCTGCTGCTGGGCGGCATCGACTTGGGCGACCTGCAGCACCAGGGCGCGGGCAGCCCCTTGGCCGACTGGTTGCTGGCCCAAACCGAATTGGCGATTTTGCAAGGCACTTTGCGCTGGCACGACGACACCCGACCCGGCACGGGGCCGTTGGTGCTCACGGGCATCGATTGGGTGGCGCGCCACAGCGGCCGCGCGCACCAATTCCGGCTCGACGCTTCTCCGCCCCCGGCTTGGGGGCAACGCTTTAGCGTGCAAGCCCAATTCACCCGACCCTGGTGGCAGACCGGGGCCAGCCCATGGCGCCAATGGAGCGGCACGCTCTACGCCGATCTGCCTTGGATGGATTTGCAGCACCTGGAGCATTACGCCGATGCGCCCGGCTGGCTGGGGGTGCAGGTGCAACAAGGGCAGGGGGCGGTCCGGCTTTGGCTGGATTGGCAGCAGGGTGCGCTGCAGCAGGCCAGCGCCGACCTTGGCCTGCAGCGGGTGCAGCTGCAATGGCCGCAAGTGGCACAGCCGTTTGAATTGCAGCAGCTGCAAACCCGGCTCGAACTGCAGCACGAGGGCCTGCAAACCACCCTGAGCACCCACGGGCTGGGCTTTCGCACCGCCGCCGGGTTGGTCTGGCCGGGGGGCAACGTGCGCTACCAGCACACCCGCAGCGACGGCACGGCTCCGGCGGGGTTTGCGCTCCAAGGCCAGCAACTCGATGCGCAGGTGCTGAGCCAGCTGGCGCTGCAACTGCCCCTGCCCGAGCCGGTGCACCATTGGTTGCGCGAGACCGCGCCCAGCGGCTTGGTGGAGCAGATTGCCCTGCAATGGAGCGCAGCCCCAGCCAAGGCCGATGCGGGCGCAGGCACAGGCGCGGGCGCGCCCGCTGCCACCTGGAGCGCCAGCGGGCGCTTGCGCAACGCCAGCCTGCGCGCCGGGGCCGCGCCGCCGGTGTACCGCCACGCCGGCGGCTGGGACGTGCACACACCCGGGCGCCCCGGCGTGCGCGGGGCCCAGCTCGACTTCAGTCTCAGCCCCAGCGGCGGCCAGGCCGAGCTGCGCCTTGAAAACGGGCAGCTCGACTTGCCCGGCGTGTTTGAGCAAGCGCAGGTGGACTTGGACTTGCTGCAAGCCGGTTTCCAATGGCAGGTGAACGCCGAGGGAATCCGCGTCGAAGCGCCCCGGGTGCGGCTGCGCAACGCCGACCTCGAAGCCGAACTGCAACTGGTTTGGCGCAGCGCCGACCCCACCCTCAGCCCGGCGCGCTCGCGCTTTCCGGGCCTGCTCGAGCTCCAAGGGCGGCTGCTGCGCGCCGACGCCGCGCGCGTCTACCGCTACCTGCCGCTCAACGTCGGGGTCGATGCGCGCCGCTACCTGCGCCACGCCATCGTCTCGGGGCGCATCAGCGAGGCGCAACTGCACACCAGCGGCGACCTGTGGGAGTTCCCCTACGCGCGCCCGGGCAGCGGGCAGTTTGGCGTCACGGCGCAGTTGCGCGACGTGGTGCTGGACTACGCACCCGCCCACGTGTTGCCGCCCGGCAGCCCGCCGTGGCCGGGCTTGCAGGTGGCGCAAGCGCGGCTGCAGATCGATCGCACCCGGTTGCAACTCGATCAGGTGCAGGCCCATGTGCGCCAGTGGCCCCAACTGGAGCTGGTGCAAGCGCAGGCCGAAATCGGCGACCTGATGGCCCGCCAGCCCCAATTTGATTTGCAGGCCCGGCTGCGCGGCCCCGCCGCCGACGCGCTGGCCTTTGTCGAGCGCTCGCCGCTGCGCCAGCTCACCGGTGCCGCCTTGGCCCAGGCCGTGGCCAGCGGACCCATCGAGCTCGACCTCGGGCTCCAAATGCCGCTGCACGACACCGACGCCACCCGCGTGCAGGGGCAGTTGCGGCTGGCGGGCAACGAGCTGCGGCTAGCGCCAGAGATTCCGCCTTTGCAAGCGCTGCATGCCACGCTCGATTTCACTGAGCGCGGCTTTGACATCCCGGCCGGCCGCGCCCAGATGCTGGGTGGGCCGCTGCGTTTTTCGGGCCGCATGGCACACGAGCAAGGCGCCCCGGTGCTGCACCTGCGCGGCCAGGGCCAGGCAACGGCACTCGGCCTGGCCCAAGGCGATCCGTGGCCCTGGCTGGCCCCGCTGGGGCGTGCGGGCAGCGGCAGCGCCGCCTACCAGGCCGAGCTGCGCATCGGACCCGAAGGCACCACGGTGCAGGTCACCTCCGATCTGCAAGGCCTGGCGCTGCAACTGCCCGCGCCGCTGGACAAGCGCGCCGATGCGGTTTTGCCGCTGCGGCTGCGCATCGAGCCGCTGGCCGGGGCCGCGCGTGGTGCCACGCGCGACGAATTGCACTTCGCGCTTGGTGCTGGCCCCGCCCCCTTGTTGCACCTGCATTACCAGCGCGAACACCGTGGCGGGGCCACCCGGGTGTTGCGCGGCAGCGTGGCCCTGCGCAGCGCGCCACCGGCACTGCCCGCATCAGGCGTGCTGGCCGCGCTCGACCTGGGCGAATTCGACGCCGACGCCTGGGCACACCTGTACGCCGCACCGGTGGCCACACCGGTGGCCACACCGGTGCCCACCACCGCCCCGGCACGCCCCGGCGCACCGACCTTGGACGACAGCCGCATCTACTGGCCCACCCAAGGGCGGCTGCAGGCCGCGCGCCTCACCCAAGGCGGGCGCACCTTCCACGAACTGAGCCTGAGCGGCAGCCACGAGCGCGACACCTGGCGCATGGCGGTGCAGGCGCGCGAACTGGCTGGTCAAGTCAGTTACCGCGCCGGCAGCGCCCAGACGGGGGGCCAGGTGCATGCGCGGCTGAGTCGACTGGATTTGTCGATGCCCGCCGCGGGCCGGGTCGAGCAGGCGCTGCCGCAACCCGCCGTGGTGCCAGCCATCGATCTGGTGGTGGAGCGCTTTCGCTTGGGCGGACGCGATCTGGGCCGGCTCGAACTGCAAGCGGTCAACCGCCAGGCCGAGCAGGCGGCACGCGAGCGCGTCAACGAGTGGCGCCTCAATGCGCTGCGCCTGAGCACGCCCGAAGCCACCCTGGAGGCCAGCGGCAACTGGGTCGCCAGCGGCAATGGCCAGGCGCTGCGCCGAACCGCGCTGCGCCTCGAACTCGATATCCGCGATGCCGGCGCCTTGCTCACGCGGCTGGGCCAAGCGCAGACCATCCGCGGCGGCCAGGGCCGCATCGAAGGCCACTTGGGCTGGCTGGGTTCGCCCTTGGTTTTCGACGCCCCCAGCCTGAGCGGCGAGCTGCAGCTCGACATGGGGCGCGGCCAGTTTTTGCGCGCCGAGCCAGGCGCCGCCAAGCTGCTCGGCGTGCTGAGCCTGCAGGCGCTGCCACGGCGGCTGATGCTGGATTTTCGTGATGTGTTCAGCGAAGGCTTTGCGTTCGACTTCGTGCGCGGCAACGTGACCATCGCCCAAGGCGTGGCGCGCAGCAACAACCTGCAAATGAAGGGCGTCAACGCCGCCGTGCTGATGGAGGGCAGCGCCGACATCGTGCGCGAAACCCAAGACCTGCGCGTGGTGGTGGTGCCCGAGCTCAACGCCGACACGGTATCCTTGGTGGCCACCCTCATCAACCCGATTACCGGGCTGGGCGCGTTTCTGGCCCAGTTTCTGCTGCGCCAGCCGCTGCAGCAGGCTGCCACGCGCGAGTTTCACATCACTGGCCCTTGGGCCGACCCCGTGGTCACGCCGGTGCAGCGCCAGCCCGCCGCCGCCCAGCCCAACCCCAACCCAGCCACCGGAGCCCACTAA
- the glnE gene encoding bifunctional [glutamate--ammonia ligase]-adenylyl-L-tyrosine phosphorylase/[glutamate--ammonia-ligase] adenylyltransferase: MMVSASLAPAGPDRFVSKPLEAAAHSRFVQRIRRRYPAELALLPPGPPSAALMRQTLAALQQMGLDAAAALRVLRHLVLERLAVLDVEHEAPLAEVTGAMTDLAELALNTALQQALLELDEQHGAPTCPARSDASAAAPPCRAQLWIVGMGKLGARELNVSSDIDLIYIYDQDGETLGNALGRGRISNHEYFAKAVKRIFGLIGDSTEHGQVFRVDLALRPNGNSGPPALSLDALEEYFLVQGREWERFAWLKSRVVAPQQAIEADTPHALRALVQPFVFRRYLDYNVFEALRSLHQQIRNHAAKRAAGHPGRLHDVKLSRGGIREIEFTVQLLQVVRAGQFPELRTRATLEALTRLVRAGLMTEAKATALGQAYELLRKVEHRIQYLDDQQTHLLPTRDDDLLWIAQTLGFADTAGFLCVLDAQRELVAQEFDTLLGAGALPCNGKGCNGHAPASADDLQAVLGQLPPGLALRVAQWTESPRVQGLREGARQRLLRLLQRTGAWLEAGRVSESAALRLCDWMEPLLRRESYLALLQERPAVHERLLRMLGAAQWPARYLLRHPGVIDDLAGQQLYQERFEAPQFEADLEARRQALAASGEDDEEGLLDLLRRAHHAEVFRTLARDVEGVLTVEQVADDLSALADAVLRVSGRWCWQRLKQRHRDEPRCAIIGYGKLGGKELGYGSDLDIVFVYDDPDERASEVYAALVRKLINWLTVKTGEGDLYEIDTALRPNGSSGLLVTSFEAFQNYQQNRGSNTAWTWEHQAITRARCVLGPPDLVQRFEAVRQAVLTAPRERTALAAEICAMRERLRQAHPVRAGRFDIKHSPGGMVDVEFVVQHLVLAHAAAHPALCHNSGNIALLHAAEQAALLPPGMGQAAAHAYRALRQRQHRARLDEASTQIDPALVAEHSAAVRALWAQVFGACGGGQAAA; encoded by the coding sequence ATGATGGTCAGCGCCTCTTTGGCCCCTGCCGGCCCCGATCGATTTGTATCAAAACCTCTCGAAGCGGCGGCCCACTCCCGTTTTGTGCAGCGCATCCGGCGCCGCTACCCGGCCGAATTGGCGCTGTTGCCGCCCGGTCCGCCCAGTGCCGCCTTGATGCGCCAAACGCTGGCCGCGCTGCAGCAGATGGGTTTGGATGCCGCTGCGGCGCTGCGGGTGTTGCGCCACTTGGTGCTGGAGCGGCTGGCGGTGCTCGATGTCGAGCACGAGGCCCCCTTGGCCGAGGTCACCGGGGCCATGACCGATCTGGCCGAGCTGGCGCTCAACACCGCCCTGCAGCAGGCGCTGCTCGAACTCGACGAGCAGCACGGCGCGCCCACCTGTCCCGCTCGGTCGGATGCGTCGGCCGCCGCGCCGCCGTGCCGGGCCCAGTTGTGGATCGTGGGCATGGGCAAACTGGGTGCGCGGGAGCTCAATGTGTCGAGCGACATCGACCTGATCTACATCTACGACCAGGATGGAGAAACGCTGGGCAACGCACTGGGCCGCGGGCGCATCAGCAACCACGAGTATTTTGCCAAGGCGGTCAAGCGCATTTTTGGCCTGATCGGCGACAGCACCGAGCACGGCCAGGTGTTTCGGGTCGATCTGGCGCTGCGGCCCAATGGCAATTCGGGCCCGCCCGCGCTCTCGCTCGACGCGCTGGAAGAGTATTTTTTGGTGCAGGGGCGCGAGTGGGAGCGCTTTGCCTGGCTCAAAAGCCGCGTGGTGGCGCCGCAGCAAGCCATCGAGGCCGACACCCCGCACGCCCTGCGGGCCTTGGTGCAGCCCTTTGTGTTCAGGCGCTACCTCGACTACAACGTGTTTGAGGCGCTGCGCAGCCTGCACCAGCAAATTCGGAACCACGCCGCCAAACGGGCCGCCGGCCATCCGGGCCGCTTGCACGATGTCAAGCTCTCGCGCGGGGGCATCCGCGAGATCGAGTTCACGGTGCAGTTGTTGCAGGTGGTGCGGGCCGGCCAATTCCCCGAGCTGCGCACCCGCGCCACGCTGGAGGCGCTGACGCGGCTGGTGCGCGCCGGCCTGATGACCGAAGCCAAGGCCACCGCGCTGGGGCAGGCCTACGAGCTGCTGCGCAAGGTGGAGCACCGCATCCAGTACCTGGACGACCAGCAAACCCACCTGCTGCCCACCCGCGACGACGACTTGCTCTGGATTGCCCAGACGCTGGGTTTTGCCGACACCGCCGGCTTTTTGTGCGTGCTCGACGCTCAGCGCGAGCTGGTGGCACAAGAATTCGACACCCTGCTCGGTGCCGGTGCGCTGCCCTGCAACGGCAAGGGCTGCAACGGCCATGCGCCGGCGAGCGCCGACGACTTGCAAGCCGTGCTGGGGCAACTGCCGCCCGGACTGGCGCTGCGGGTGGCGCAATGGACCGAATCGCCGCGCGTGCAAGGCCTGCGCGAGGGCGCGCGCCAGCGCCTGCTGCGGCTGCTGCAACGCACCGGGGCGTGGCTCGAAGCCGGGCGGGTCAGCGAGAGCGCCGCGCTGCGCCTGTGCGACTGGATGGAGCCGCTGCTGCGCCGCGAGAGCTACCTGGCGCTGTTGCAGGAGCGCCCGGCGGTGCATGAGCGGCTGCTGCGCATGCTGGGGGCGGCGCAGTGGCCGGCGCGCTATCTGCTGCGCCACCCGGGCGTGATCGACGACTTGGCCGGGCAGCAGCTCTACCAGGAGCGCTTCGAGGCGCCGCAGTTCGAGGCCGACCTCGAGGCACGCCGGCAGGCGCTGGCCGCCAGCGGCGAAGACGATGAAGAAGGGCTGCTGGACCTGCTGCGCCGCGCCCACCACGCCGAGGTTTTTCGCACGCTGGCGCGCGACGTCGAAGGCGTGCTGACGGTCGAGCAGGTGGCCGACGACCTGAGCGCCCTGGCCGACGCGGTGCTGCGCGTGAGCGGGCGCTGGTGCTGGCAGCGCCTCAAGCAGCGCCACCGCGATGAGCCGCGTTGCGCCATCATCGGCTACGGCAAGCTCGGTGGCAAAGAGCTCGGCTACGGCAGCGACCTCGACATCGTGTTCGTCTACGACGACCCGGACGAGCGCGCCAGCGAAGTCTATGCGGCGCTGGTGCGCAAGCTCATCAACTGGCTCACCGTCAAGACCGGCGAAGGCGACCTGTACGAAATCGACACCGCGCTGCGTCCCAATGGCAGCTCGGGCCTGTTGGTGACGAGCTTCGAGGCGTTCCAGAACTACCAGCAAAACCGCGGCAGCAACACCGCCTGGACCTGGGAGCACCAAGCCATCACACGGGCCCGTTGCGTGCTCGGGCCGCCCGACCTGGTGCAGCGCTTCGAGGCGGTGCGCCAGGCGGTGCTGACGGCGCCGCGCGAGCGCACCGCGTTGGCGGCCGAAATCTGCGCCATGCGCGAGCGCCTGCGCCAGGCGCACCCGGTGCGTGCGGGGCGGTTTGACATCAAGCACAGCCCGGGTGGCATGGTCGATGTGGAGTTCGTGGTGCAGCACCTGGTGCTGGCACACGCCGCTGCGCACCCGGCGCTGTGCCACAACAGCGGCAACATCGCTTTGCTGCACGCCGCCGAGCAAGCGGCCCTGCTGCCACCCGGCATGGGGCAGGCGGCGGCGCACGCCTACCGCGCCCTGCGCCAGCGCCAGCACCGGGCGCGGCTGGACGAAGCCAGCACGCAGATCGACCCGGCGCTGGTGGCCGAGCACAGCGCGGCCGTGCGTGCGCTGTGGGCGCAGGTGTTTGGCGCTTGCGGCGGTGGGCAAGCGGCGGCCTGA
- a CDS encoding 4a-hydroxytetrahydrobiopterin dehydratase — protein MHKLEGAALQTQLDRLPRWHFNPERHAVERRLVFSDFNAAFGFMSRVALAAEQRNHHPEWANVYNRVEIAFTTHEAGGLSLRDIEFALWVDGVASHMGA, from the coding sequence ATGCACAAGCTCGAAGGCGCAGCCTTGCAAACCCAGCTCGACCGGCTGCCGCGCTGGCACTTCAACCCGGAGCGCCATGCGGTGGAGCGGCGTTTGGTATTCAGCGATTTCAACGCCGCCTTTGGCTTCATGAGCCGGGTCGCCTTGGCCGCCGAGCAACGCAACCACCACCCCGAGTGGGCCAACGTCTACAACCGGGTCGAGATCGCCTTCACCACCCACGAGGCGGGCGGGCTGAGCCTGCGCGACATCGAATTCGCGCTCTGGGTGGACGGGGTGGCGTCCCACATGGGTGCCTGA
- a CDS encoding MarR family winged helix-turn-helix transcriptional regulator, translating to MSKTVMQAPANGPSSGGLPDLYAEPGHLIRRAHQTAVAVFYEVQGRQVTPVQYAILRALFEHPGIDQVTLAGLVDLDTSTAADIAVRLEQKGWIVRERLPRRQRSLFLTEDGRGVLLAMLQRADAMSRQLLQPLEADEQAELMRLLRKFLRWPSQTEAALRDNP from the coding sequence ATGTCTAAAACTGTGATGCAAGCGCCTGCCAACGGCCCATCATCCGGCGGGCTGCCGGATTTGTATGCCGAACCGGGGCACCTGATCCGGCGCGCGCACCAGACCGCCGTGGCGGTGTTTTACGAGGTGCAGGGCCGACAAGTCACGCCGGTTCAGTACGCCATCCTGCGGGCTTTGTTTGAGCACCCCGGCATCGATCAGGTGACTTTGGCCGGGCTGGTCGATCTGGACACCTCAACCGCGGCCGACATTGCGGTTCGGCTGGAGCAAAAAGGCTGGATCGTGCGCGAGCGTTTGCCACGGAGGCAGCGCAGCCTGTTCTTGACCGAAGACGGCCGGGGCGTATTGCTCGCCATGCTGCAGCGGGCCGATGCCATGAGCCGGCAATTGCTGCAGCCGCTGGAAGCGGATGAACAGGCCGAGTTGATGCGCCTGTTGCGCAAATTTCTGCGTTGGCCCAGCCAGACAGAGGCCGCGCTTCGGGATAACCCCTAA